CCGGAAAGTTGGGTGCTTTCCGGCAACTTCTGTCAAGTAGTCATATATTCTGTTGAAGTTAAACAGTAAGCTAAGCACAGTGCCAGCCACTGGGGGGTATTTATGATCTTTTGCTGATTttccggtgatgatttttactaGTAGAGCCAAGAAGCATATGAGAACCAGCAGTAGCACAGTTGCTAAAATAGAAAAGGTTGCACAGAGAAAGTCCATTTCTGTTGAAGTAAAGAAAATGAGAATAGCATTCAGCTGATACTTGATGCTCACACACCATATACTTAGAAAATCGTATCCTCTACTAAGATTAAGGTCGTACTTGGTGTGATAGtcaatttttataattattaagATATCTTACATGAAAAAATTGCGTACATTACAACCTTCCTCTGAATTATTGGTGGTTTCTTGTAGTAGCAGACTAGACGTAAAACATATCCTGATATTTCCATTTCACGGACCAAATAAATTTCAATAAGTCTCTATAATTATATAATGTACAATTTGCATGTGACTCAAAATTCTGGAAATGCTCAGCATATATATAGAAACTTCTGAATATAGATACAGTCGTACAGACAGAGAAAGAAAACTGCTTTTTTATCTGTTTCTGAAGAGTGTACCTTGGTTGGTGTTTGACAATTCATGTAAATAGCTGATCAGGATAAGTGCTACACAGCCACGCAATGAGTTAAAATGTTGATTATCAATATTTGCTTGATAATGACTTTGAAGGTTACAAAATAAAATCATATACAGTTTTGAGGCATTGTTGTTTTATGTTAAGTTGCCGGTTACACCAAAATTTGAAGGCAGATGCAGGTATAATTAGGATCAGGGTTTTGCATAATAAAAACTTCTTCTGTACATACTTCATTTTAAGATATATGGAGGTGGGAAAGTATGAGTCTGACTGAGACCTTCATGTTTAGTTACCCGTACGTCATGTGATCCTCCATGTTAAGTTACCTGTACGTCATGTAATTAAGTCTTCCGGACTTTTAAGTAGTTCAGAAGTCATTAAAAGTCATTCAACTTAGAAGTAGTTCATAAGTTATTAAAAGTTTTGAACTATATACAAACACTAATCTTCATACTATCTTTTAATTGGTTATATATACTTTCACCAAAGAATCCAACATGTTTTTCCAGtttatttatatatatgattattgATTTCGAAAGTTTTGATACAACACTCAACAGACCAACAGATACAACTTGTGTAAAATTTAGAAGTGTTAAACGATTGTCCGTACACTACACCACAAAACTTAGCTTGTACTAGATAAGCCTTTTGTATTTTACTCTTATATTTGAACCAAGTAGCTATATACATATTACCTTAGGAATCAATATCATACAGGCATGCAAGACTCAACTGcattttatttttattcacaAAGTTCATGATTTCAGGTGTCTCGATCAACATATGCTTATCCATAATTATGTCATAGAGAAAAGGACGGTTGCTGGCGCGGAAAAGAAGATATGACAACCTTCCCTTTGGCTCTTCCAGTTTCTAAATATCCAAAAGCTTGTGGTACATTAGAGAAATGAAAAGGTCCTGCAGGATCAATCACAGCCTTAAGGACTCCACTTTCTAAATATGGTCCAAGCTTTCCTAAAATTTCTCTGGAAACTGTCAATCCAGAATGAATTGCTCTTGGATTCGATGGAGGCCATGTTATGTCAACTATTGGTGCATGATCCTTAGCCACCACACTTGAATTTATCGAGTCacctgaaatattaaaatttaaaattttaattgagAGTAGCTGGCAATGGAGAATATCAGAAGTTTGAAGGTTTGGAAAATGACATGGACTGAGTTTTAGAAATTTACCAACTGTATCATATACAAAATCATACTTCTCGTTAATTTCCTGGTATCCAGTCTTGGTGTAGTCTACAACCATATCAGCACCTAAGCTCTTTACGAACTTGACTTTGGTGGTACTAGTTGTTGCCACAACTTTAGAAGCTCCAAACAAGTACTTGGCCAGTTGAACAACCAGTGATCCAACACCGCCAGCTCCACCAACTACAAAAACTGATTGTCCCTCCTTAAAACCTGCGGTTCTGAATCCTTGTATCGCTGTTTGAACTGCCACGGGTAAGCTAGCTGCCTCCTCAAATGAAAGCTTTTTCGGTTTCAAAGCCACCAAATGCTCCTCGACAACAATAAACTCAGCTAAAGTCCCAAGCTGTTTGACTTCATCCATGCAGAAATCCTGAATGTTACCATAGACCTCATCACCTATATCGAAATCCAAAACGCTGTCGCCTTTTTCTGTCACGACCCCAGCCATGTCACAGCCCGGGATCATCTGCATCAATTCAGTCCATATAATAAAACTGGTAAATTATTTGGAAAACAAAAGCACTGGAAAGTTGCAAAGTCACTACATTATATTCTATCTCTTAATCTCAATTTGGAATTTAAACTTGTGCATGTGATTTTGAATTAATTAGCACTAGAATGAATTTTACTAACAGGCAAACATGCAGGAACAATGGGTCGTTGGCGCATCTTAGAATCAATAGGATTTAAAGCTGCAGCACGAACTTGAACAAGTAACTGATTGTGTTTGAGATGAGGAATCGCGATATCTCTTAGCTTAAGTACTTCCTTTGGGCCATGTTCTTCATAGATCCAAGCTCTCTGCATTTTGTTTTTAATCTGAAATCAAATTCTTACAGAAACACAATGTTGTTTTCTATGGAGTTTATAAATTGCAACAAAAGTACTGGTAATCTAGTTTATATAAGCGTTAATCAATTAGCAAAGTTTCAAATTTATCACCGACAATTTCGGGGTCTCAAATTGGCCACTTTCAAGTAGGTGGGTCTCAAATTGACCACTTTTCAAGTCGGTCATCAGCTAATGGCATCTCAAATTTATCACCGAAAATTAGCATTTTTGTGTGAAAATGGACAATTTGAGACCTCGAATTAATCTGTGATAAATTTGAAATTTCGCAAATTATATAATGGTAAATTTGATACTTAACCCATCCCTATATAAGGCAGATAAGTTCAAGAGCTTGGTAACAAGATTACAAGTGGATTCCAATAATGCATAGATTACTTATAAATTGCGATTTTATTAAAGGCTTATGCAATCAACTTTTAGTTCTTTCCTAATGCCAAAAGGATTCTAATAATGTATCTTATATTAACTTGTATAGTAAAAATTAACTATCAACAAAACTAAAAATAAGTGATCTATAACATCAGTGATATCATTAACTATGACCTAAATTGGGTGTCCAATTTCTAGATCTGCATAATTACTTGGATGGATGAAATACCATACTTTAAGTAAATACTGATACTATCAAACTAAAAATGAGGAGTAATCATCGAATTACATGTCCAATTTCTATCATCGATTTCCTCTAACACCTTAGGATTTCTGAGCCCGTTACTCAATATGGTATCCAAACTCATGCGTACTGATGTCCAAAAGATGGGAAAACCTTAGGGTTTTAGATGAACTGATTACTCAAGAAATTCTTGTCTAATGATGTTTAATTAGTAGTAGCTAGTATAAGTAGTGCAGCTGTAGTATAAGAGCAAAACAGGATGGTGTGGCACCAGGTTGGCCAATTCTAGTGACATTATTCTGTGAGTTGTGATGAAGAAGACATCTTGATTTTGTTGTTTGCAAAAGGTATAGTTATAAAATAAATCTGTCACGGGTATAAAGATGCTAAAACAAAAAACTTCTACTAACTAAGGACAATTAAACATCATTCGCCTATCTTCATGACAGGTTTTAACATAAGAGTCTGATTTGACACTAACTTTTTTTTGTTTTGCTAAATGATTTGAGACTAGTTTAAAGACACTCCAATAAAAACTATGTCCTCTGGTTCATTGCATTTCCTTCTCTAATGGTAGGTTCAGTTCCCTTCTCACATCAAAAGCTTCCTTCTCCAACAACACATAATATCTTGTTAGAAGGAAAGTGGTGTTTTTTAAAACATGCAGGTTGTTTGCTTGGTGAAAACTGGTTGAACTGGGAGATGCTATTACAACACTCTTAATTTGAAATTCTTGTTGTTATGgtactttaattatattttaaataaatttatgtaatATCTATGCGGGTGTTAATAAAATTAAGATTGATAAGTATTTTTAGTATTATAGGTAGAAATTGGTATAAAAATGAGCAAAATATGTTGATTTGTAATTATTTATAGTCATTTTTGCCAAGAATCCAAGACAAAAAAATTTATCATCATTTTAGGACCATTATCACATTTTGGTCAACAATATATGCtctaataaattaaaattttattgaGAGTCTTTTTAGCCCTACTAACTTGTATTTTCGTGTGAAAAAATTTTGTGCTCTTAGAAAAAGTGTGtgttgatgcaaaaaattaaaaataatgatgattttggtaaggtttgatggtgaaattaACATTGCTGCCCGCAAGACTTGctttctccaaaatcacttttcCTAAAAACagtttttaaattttaccaaacagttttttaactaCATTTCAGTGAAAAGCTGTTGTTGCAGCAACAACAATACCAAACACACACTAAGTAACATTACATGTGTTATTTTGAAAAAGGAGCAAATTTGAtaaaatagaaaagaaagaagataagGCCTTTTACCTCAAAAAATTAATTGGTTAGTTATtagtaattataatattttattttattgaataaAGTTTCTTGTGATGTTTTTCAAAAACTAGTTGTTTAGTCAGAAAAATGTAAAAGGTAACATGTTTTAGTTGAAAATGTAAtttgatt
The sequence above is drawn from the Apium graveolens cultivar Ventura chromosome 2, ASM990537v1, whole genome shotgun sequence genome and encodes:
- the LOC141708370 gene encoding 2-methylene-furan-3-one reductase-like encodes the protein MQRAWIYEEHGPKEVLKLRDIAIPHLKHNQLLVQVRAAALNPIDSKMRQRPIVPACLPMIPGCDMAGVVTEKGDSVLDFDIGDEVYGNIQDFCMDEVKQLGTLAEFIVVEEHLVALKPKKLSFEEAASLPVAVQTAIQGFRTAGFKEGQSVFVVGGAGGVGSLVVQLAKYLFGASKVVATTSTTKVKFVKSLGADMVVDYTKTGYQEINEKYDFVYDTVGDSINSSVVAKDHAPIVDITWPPSNPRAIHSGLTVSREILGKLGPYLESGVLKAVIDPAGPFHFSNVPQAFGYLETGRAKGKVVISSFPRQQPSFSL